A single window of Rhizobium sp. SL42 DNA harbors:
- the mmsB gene encoding multiple monosaccharide ABC transporter permease, which yields MATDTKIETPKVSVGDYLRKNIREYGLLLALVVIMLFFQVLTGGVLLRPVNITNLILQNSFIVIMALGMLLIIVAGHIDLSVGSIVALVGALSAILLVKLGVHYAIVIPLCLVLGGLIGAAQGYWVAYQKIPAFIVTLAGMLVFRGVTYLVLQNRPIGPFPKDFQSLSTGFVPDLLWFLSSDPATDTIKNWTALVVVLLAVGWMIYNGFRTRALNEKHGSENEPMLFFVLQLGVTAAVAIFLGYQLATYKGLPNVLVIMAVLIALYTFVTTRSTIGRRIFALGGNEKAAKLSGINTERLTFYTFVNMGVLAALAGMIIAARLNSATPKAGVGFELDVIAACFIGGASASGGVGKITGAVIGAFIMGVMNNGMSIMGLGIDYQQLVKGLVLLAAVYFDVYNKNKAV from the coding sequence ATGGCTACTGATACAAAAATCGAAACCCCCAAAGTTTCCGTTGGTGACTACCTGCGCAAGAATATCCGTGAATACGGGCTTCTGCTGGCGCTCGTCGTCATCATGCTGTTCTTCCAGGTGCTGACGGGTGGCGTTCTGCTGCGTCCGGTCAACATTACCAACCTCATCCTGCAGAATTCGTTCATCGTCATCATGGCGCTTGGCATGCTGCTGATCATCGTTGCGGGCCACATCGACCTGTCTGTCGGATCGATCGTGGCGTTGGTCGGGGCGCTGTCGGCCATTCTTCTGGTGAAACTGGGCGTGCATTACGCCATCGTCATTCCGCTATGTCTCGTACTCGGCGGCCTGATCGGCGCGGCGCAGGGTTATTGGGTCGCTTATCAGAAGATCCCGGCCTTCATCGTGACCCTGGCAGGCATGCTGGTGTTTCGCGGCGTCACCTATCTGGTCCTGCAGAACCGCCCTATCGGCCCGTTCCCCAAGGACTTCCAGTCGCTTTCGACCGGTTTCGTTCCGGACCTTCTCTGGTTCCTGTCGAGCGATCCTGCCACGGACACGATCAAGAACTGGACGGCACTGGTTGTCGTGCTGCTCGCGGTCGGCTGGATGATCTACAATGGTTTCCGTACGCGCGCCCTCAACGAAAAGCATGGCTCTGAAAACGAACCGATGCTGTTCTTCGTGCTGCAACTCGGCGTAACCGCCGCTGTCGCGATTTTCCTCGGCTACCAGCTTGCAACATACAAGGGCCTGCCGAACGTGCTGGTCATCATGGCGGTGCTGATTGCGCTCTATACCTTCGTCACAACCCGTTCGACCATCGGTCGCCGCATCTTCGCGCTGGGTGGCAACGAGAAGGCGGCCAAGCTTTCGGGCATCAATACCGAACGCCTGACTTTCTACACCTTCGTCAACATGGGTGTGTTGGCTGCGCTTGCCGGCATGATCATCGCGGCCCGCCTGAATTCGGCGACGCCGAAAGCCGGCGTCGGCTTCGAACTCGACGTCATCGCGGCCTGCTTCATCGGCGGTGCCTCGGCGTCCGGCGGCGTTGGCAAGATCACCGGTGCCGTCATCGGCGCCTTTATCATGGGTGTGATGAACAACGGCATGTCGATCATGGGTCTCGGCATCGACTATCAGCAGCTGGTCAAGGGCCTGGTGCTTCTCGCAGCCGTGTATTTCGACGTCTACAACAAGAACAAAGCAGTCTAA